The following are encoded together in the Balneola sp. genome:
- a CDS encoding NAD(P)H-hydrate epimerase translates to MIRVPHPYYLCSAEQCRSMDEKTISEFGIDGFTLMEIAGTRATDFIQSEVEPGSHGIFFCGKGNNAGDALVIARLLSQQDYKISICLLSGRSELSPDTRKNLELIQKLDEEFEILDWDDFTPTDYDFVVDGMLGTGLNSDVRSPYSDAIEWINKQESPVFALDIPTGLHADSGQILGIAVEADFTLSFGALKAGFYLNQGFETAGEVILCELSFPNKYKEPTASLISRDWVDHNSPSRNIPEHKYDGGVLYIIAGSEGLTGAGILAAKSAWSAGLGAVVLITPKGLLEVYEKQLIQIIKKPVGDRDDMYFKKKHLDQVTEIIQEKPGKVLIGPGLGRLEETIQFTQSLIQKLQGDVLIDADGLFALSQLDSWEKPDSSNWILTPHPGELKSLFKKDVSDDFERLKLIKEKAGQTNITILSKGMPSIIGTQSGDSYLTGYETRIFSRAGFGDVLAGKIGAYWLTYSSPELACCHGLLDGFEKSQQFHSKNSGSLAPIDII, encoded by the coding sequence ATGATCAGGGTTCCTCATCCATATTATTTGTGCTCGGCCGAACAGTGTCGCTCTATGGATGAGAAAACCATTTCTGAATTCGGTATCGACGGATTTACGCTGATGGAAATTGCGGGAACAAGAGCCACTGACTTCATTCAATCTGAAGTTGAGCCGGGTTCGCACGGGATCTTTTTTTGTGGGAAAGGAAATAATGCCGGGGATGCTTTAGTCATTGCCCGGTTACTTTCACAGCAGGACTATAAAATCTCTATTTGCTTACTTTCCGGAAGGAGTGAACTGAGCCCGGACACTCGAAAGAATCTGGAGCTCATTCAAAAACTGGACGAAGAATTTGAGATTCTGGATTGGGATGACTTCACCCCAACAGATTATGACTTTGTTGTTGATGGAATGCTGGGAACCGGCCTCAACTCAGATGTTCGTTCTCCCTATTCTGATGCCATTGAATGGATAAATAAACAAGAAAGTCCCGTATTTGCTTTAGACATACCAACCGGACTTCATGCTGATTCAGGCCAAATCTTAGGAATAGCAGTTGAGGCTGATTTCACCTTAAGTTTTGGAGCCTTGAAAGCCGGCTTCTATTTAAACCAAGGATTTGAAACTGCCGGGGAAGTTATTTTATGTGAGCTTTCCTTCCCGAATAAATACAAAGAACCTACTGCCAGCCTGATTTCAAGGGATTGGGTAGACCATAATTCTCCCTCCAGGAACATACCTGAACACAAATATGACGGCGGTGTACTATATATAATAGCTGGTTCGGAGGGATTGACCGGTGCCGGTATTCTAGCAGCTAAAAGTGCTTGGTCGGCAGGGCTGGGAGCCGTAGTTCTTATCACTCCAAAAGGACTACTGGAGGTTTATGAAAAGCAGCTAATCCAGATTATTAAAAAACCGGTGGGTGATCGGGATGATATGTATTTCAAAAAGAAGCATCTCGATCAGGTAACAGAGATTATCCAGGAAAAACCTGGAAAAGTTTTGATAGGCCCCGGATTAGGCAGGCTGGAAGAAACCATTCAGTTTACCCAAAGCTTGATACAGAAGCTTCAAGGCGATGTACTCATTGATGCCGATGGGCTTTTTGCGCTTTCTCAACTGGACTCCTGGGAAAAACCCGACTCTTCAAATTGGATTTTAACTCCTCATCCAGGAGAACTAAAATCATTATTCAAGAAAGATGTAAGTGATGATTTTGAACGGCTTAAACTGATTAAAGAAAAAGCCGGTCAAACAAATATTACTATTTTATCAAAAGGAATGCCTTCTATTATTGGAACACAATCAGGAGATTCTTATTTAACAGGATACGAAACCCGAATTTTTTCCCGCGCCGGTTTTGGCGATGTTTTAGCAGGAAAGATCGGCGCTTATTGGCTAACATATTCATCACCTGAGCTCGCTTGCTGCCATGGTTTATTGGACGGATTTGAAAAGTCTCAGCAATTTCACTCTAAGAATTCCGGTTCACTAGCACCTATTGATATTATTTGA
- a CDS encoding proline--tRNA ligase — MAQKITSQEKDYSQWYLDVIREAKLAEHSPVRGSMVIRPNGMALWENMRDALDTMFKDTGHENAYFPLFIPKSFLSKEAQHVEGFAKECAVVTHSRLKSVDGGVEVDPDSKLEEELIVRPTSETIIWDTYRGWIQSYRDLPLLINQWANVVRWEMRTRLFLRTMEFLWQEGHTAHATQEEAEAETRQMLDVYATFAEEFMAMPVIKGVKTASERFAGAVETYCIEALMQDGKALQAGTSHFLGQNFAKAFDVKFQDKDGEHKLVWATSWGVSTRLIGGLIMTHSDDQGLVLPPKLAPTQVVIVPIYRSDEQREAVLEYADGIYDELKKLGVRIKVDDRDNQNPGYKFAEHEAAGIPLRIAVGPRDLENNNVELARRDTKEKNIESREGLSERIQKLLTDIQDELFNKAKTRREEMTSEVDSYDEFQRVIENKGGFVWAHWDGTPETEEKIKNETKATVRLIPLEDGEAGECMVTGKLSKQKVLFARSY, encoded by the coding sequence ATGGCACAAAAAATAACTTCACAAGAAAAAGATTATTCACAATGGTATCTGGATGTAATCCGGGAAGCTAAACTTGCAGAACATTCTCCAGTGCGTGGCAGCATGGTGATTCGTCCGAACGGAATGGCACTTTGGGAGAATATGCGAGACGCCCTCGATACTATGTTCAAGGATACCGGCCATGAAAATGCATACTTCCCTCTTTTCATCCCTAAATCATTTTTATCAAAAGAAGCCCAGCATGTAGAAGGCTTTGCTAAAGAATGTGCGGTTGTAACTCACAGCCGACTCAAGAGTGTAGATGGCGGAGTAGAAGTTGATCCCGATTCGAAACTCGAAGAAGAGCTGATTGTACGTCCCACTTCCGAGACTATTATCTGGGATACTTACCGCGGCTGGATTCAGTCCTACCGCGACCTTCCGCTTCTAATTAACCAATGGGCAAATGTTGTCCGCTGGGAAATGCGTACACGACTCTTTCTTCGAACCATGGAATTCCTATGGCAAGAAGGCCACACGGCTCACGCCACTCAAGAAGAAGCAGAAGCAGAAACTCGCCAGATGCTGGATGTGTATGCTACTTTTGCGGAAGAATTTATGGCTATGCCGGTCATCAAAGGAGTGAAAACAGCCAGTGAGCGTTTTGCCGGAGCTGTTGAAACGTATTGCATTGAAGCATTGATGCAAGACGGAAAAGCACTTCAAGCCGGTACCTCCCACTTCCTGGGACAGAATTTTGCCAAAGCTTTTGATGTGAAATTTCAGGATAAAGACGGCGAACACAAACTTGTTTGGGCAACCAGCTGGGGTGTTTCTACCCGACTTATTGGTGGATTGATTATGACACACTCTGACGATCAAGGATTAGTCCTTCCTCCGAAATTGGCTCCTACTCAGGTTGTGATTGTGCCTATTTACAGAAGTGATGAGCAACGTGAAGCCGTACTCGAATATGCAGATGGCATCTATGATGAGTTGAAAAAACTCGGAGTTCGGATTAAAGTGGACGACCGTGACAACCAGAATCCCGGCTATAAATTTGCTGAGCATGAAGCTGCCGGAATTCCATTACGAATTGCCGTGGGACCCCGTGATCTTGAAAACAACAATGTGGAATTGGCCCGACGTGATACGAAAGAGAAGAACATCGAATCCCGAGAAGGTTTAAGTGAGCGTATCCAAAAACTACTTACCGACATTCAGGATGAGCTGTTTAATAAAGCAAAAACCCGTCGCGAAGAAATGACTTCAGAGGTGGATTCTTATGATGAATTCCAGAGAGTGATAGAAAATAAAGGTGGCTTCGTATGGGCACACTGGGATGGCACTCCTGAGACCGAAGAAAAGATTAAAAATGAAACCAAAGCTACGGTTCGCTTAATTCCTTTGGAAGATGGCGAAGCTGGAGAATGCATGGTTACCGGAAAGCTTTCGAAGCAAAAAGTCTTATTCGCAAGATCATACTAA